From a single Candidatus Eisenbacteria bacterium genomic region:
- a CDS encoding sigma-70 family RNA polymerase sigma factor: MAADVSNNREPDNARERPDAVLAALAGRDPEGSEGRQAASELLGRYRTLVYRWCFRYVRDHDQAMDLSQDVLLNAYRRLGAFEGRSCFSSWLFAIARNRCLSAVRRPPLLQDEEGDPDRVADPRPGVDQTLEERSEEEEILRLMRRHLNPVEQRAFYLRCFERMPVEAITRLLVIEGATGARGVLQSARRKLRAVAGDRLRPKEGDRHG, encoded by the coding sequence ATGGCGGCGGACGTGTCCAACAACCGGGAACCGGACAACGCGCGCGAGCGACCCGATGCCGTGCTCGCGGCGCTCGCCGGGAGGGACCCCGAGGGCAGCGAGGGCCGACAGGCGGCTTCGGAGCTGCTGGGTCGCTACAGGACACTCGTCTATCGATGGTGTTTTCGCTATGTCCGCGATCACGACCAGGCCATGGACCTCTCGCAGGACGTCCTGCTCAACGCCTACCGGCGCCTCGGAGCGTTCGAGGGGAGGTCCTGCTTCTCTTCCTGGCTCTTCGCGATCGCGAGGAACCGCTGCCTCAGCGCGGTGCGGCGGCCGCCGCTCCTGCAGGATGAGGAGGGCGATCCGGATCGGGTGGCCGATCCCCGTCCGGGGGTCGACCAGACGCTGGAGGAACGCAGCGAGGAGGAGGAGATTCTGCGGTTGATGCGACGGCACCTGAACCCGGTGGAGCAGCGGGCTTTCTATCTGCGATGCTTCGAGCGGATGCCGGTCGAGGCCATCACCCGCCTGCTCGTGATCGAAGGGGCGACCGGTGCTCGCGGGGTGCTGCAGAGCGCCCGGCGGAAGCTCCGGGCCGTCGCCGGGGACCGGTTGCGCCCGAAGGAAGGGGATCGCCATGGATGA